Proteins encoded together in one Triticum dicoccoides isolate Atlit2015 ecotype Zavitan chromosome 7B, WEW_v2.0, whole genome shotgun sequence window:
- the LOC119335875 gene encoding protein PHOTOPERIOD-INDEPENDENT EARLY FLOWERING 1-like isoform X3, whose protein sequence is MASKGPRSKLDHETRPRRKKALEAPREPRKPKVHWDHVLGEMVWLSKEFESERKWKLSMAKKIAQRANMGVVDQATKDEKKQKEGEHRLRKVALNISKDVKKFWTKIEKLVLYKNQLEVEERKKKALDKQLDFLLGQTERYSTMLAENLVDVPHLQTQENGLLQTNVLSKEEVAGPSQTNQLSQEEVAGPSQTNQPSQEEVAGPSQTNQPLQEDVAEPSQTNQPLQEDVAEPSHTNQPLQEDVAEPLHANQPAQEEVAEENINAATPDDLDTMETDDDYDSSSLNEEQEDDERTIDEDEAQITEAERNEELAALQAEADIPIDDLLKSYLKSQAQAFLVSRESSPANKDTCSNSDLKNSTKDSSNQVNGCNHDSGYTSSDEGNFSEEVDDSHHYAEFVKRNHGKSNGGISGEQEDNDYVCTDEGKDDEATLSEEEDLAKKDGPDPLDEIKLLQKESEIPLEELLARYPKDGYADDVTTELEDSPTHSSEEVNSDMSLDDLPADLELNNDTSENHEIAEVLGTEHVSGNALQLEIVSEPSVQETSVKGDELTDAKVMADEEASVQECSVEEVEMTDAKVMADQETIVQECPVKEDELTDAKVMADEETSVQERSVKEDELTDAKAIADEETGDSVMADAAAAARAAQPTGNTFSTTSVRTKFPFLLKHSLREYQHIGLDWLVAMYEKRLNGILADEMGLGKTIMTISLLAHLACEKGIWGPHLIVVPTSVMLNWETEFLKWCPAFKILTYFGSAKERKQKRQGWMKPNFFHVCITTYRLVIQDSKAFKRKKWKYLILDEAHLIKNWKSQRWQTLLNFNSKRRILLTGTPLQNDLMELWSLMHFLMPHVFQSHQEFKDWFCNPISGMVEGQDKVNKEVIDRLHNVLRPFILRRLKRDVEKQLPQKHEHVIYCRLSRRQRNLYEDFIASSDTQATLSSGNYFGMISIIMQLRKVCNHPDLFEGRPIISSFDMAGIDMQISSSVCMVLDKGPFSQAGLSDMNLVFTQNEFNMTSWEADEVAAVFLPGITSRGSGAEISCSSKAGQRSNGTNIFEEIQKALQEERIKEAKERAASIAWWNRLRCEKRPVYGRNIRELLTIRHPMCDVLEKKNNPSCYMDFSSSLADLVLSSVERFNKMLGFIESFTFAIPAARAATPICWCKKRNSPVLLGPAYREQCMNEFSPILSPIRPAIVRRQVYFPDRRLIQFDCGKLQELAVLLRRLKSEGHRALIFTQMTKMLDTLEEFINLYGYTYLRLDGSTQPEERQTLMQRFNTNPKFFLFILSTRSGGVGVNLVGADTVIFYDSDWNPAMDQQAQDRCHRIGQTREVNIYRLISESTIEENILKKANQKRTLDDLVIQRGCYNTEFFKKLDPMEFFSGHTALNVEEQPRDRSMTAVSSNETGLALSNADVEAAIRQAEDEADYMALKRLEQEEAADNQEFSEEVAGRLEDDELVNEEDTKPDDHTSEEHKHQSSDADKDKNVGLPVNQINEEKALTLAAGDGDMDMLADVKQMAAAAAAAGQASSSFENHLRPIDRYAMRFLELWDPIIDKAAVNYQVNVAEEEWELERIEKLKEDLEAEIDEDQEPLSYESWDVDFATTAYRQQVEALAKKQLLEEQERQALEAAKELEEMNEMASSHRKKSKKKKRKAGKFKSLKKGRVSSESEAMHDETSVDTMSIDDNAPSPELMSDESPHHGSHKRKKMTPRNEEVSSSSRALKKFKKAPKSNFTPESSSHKHSLEGKQLKLMDEVNDSDPKSVRIKSDGRISMPSMPAKRVMVIKPERLKKKGLLWPRDCALDSWTTEEDAVLCGTVHEYGPVWELASDFLHSIPGGAFYRGRYRHPVHCCERFRELFCKYVLSATDNANSEKAPSGAGKAVLKVSEDQTRMLLNVISEIPNNELLLQKHFMAILSSVWRSKCAHESRHVTSVCSSATHKPVRLSENWSMANDKPSFNLVRTALVDAQAQCSRVAIPTSNQEPRRRHLDLVLDFRTDRHAYQADFPSLVNVSILEPDPIRRTVVPVEQSLLSGLPHRHAENRFRIASEACFEGEGSHWASSVHMNDAARHKSGSKSTGKHKAASESGRPPKSKIQRTAEPQEMPALKFDFLRSPRQLLTSAAEFPITQSLSDFGIDDSELTYMEDLPLEETDTEFAPSQYDPVSLAGIEELDPLVDLTDIG, encoded by the exons ATGGCATCAAAAGGTCCCCGGTCGAAGCTAGACCATGAGACAAGACCTAGACGCAAGAAG GCTCTTGAAGCTCCAAGGGAGCCTCGGAAGCCAAAAGTTCACTGGGACCATGTTCTGGGGGAAATGGTTTGGCTGTCAAAG GAGTTTGAATCTGAGAGGAAGTGGAAGTTGTCCATGGCTAAAAAGATTGCTCAAAGGGCCAATATGGGTGTAGTTGACCAAGCAACAAAGGATGAGAAAAAACAGAAG GAGGGGGAACATCGCCTGAGAAAAGTTGCCCTAAATATTTCTAAGGATGTGAAGAAGTTCTGGACCAAAATAGAGAAGTTG GTTCTCTATAAGAATCAGCTAGAGGTTGAGGAAAGGAAGAAAAAGGCCCTCGATAAGCAGCTTGATTTCCTTTTAGGTCAGACTGAAAG ATATTCTACAATGTTGGCTGAAAATCTCGTGGATGTTCCCCATTTGCAAACACAAGAAAATGGACTGTTACAGACAAATGTACTATCCAAGGAGGAAGTAGCAGGACCTTCCCAGACTAATCAACTGTCCCAGGAGGAAGTAGCAGGACCTTCCCAGACTAATCAACCATCCCAGGAGGAAGTGGCAGGACCGTCACAGACTAATCAACCATTGCAGGAGGATGTAGCAGAACCTTCGCAGACTAATCAACCATTGCAGGAGGATGTAGCAGAACCTTCGCACACTAATCAACCATTGCAGGAGGATGTAGCAGAACCTTTGCACGCTAATCAACCAGCGCAGGAGGAAGTAGCTGAGGAGAACATAAATGCAGCAACTCCTGATGATCTAG ATACAATGGAAACTGATGATGACTACGATAGCAGCTCCTTGAACGAAGAACAG GAAGATGACGAGCGCACAATTGATGAGGATGAAGCCCAAATCACGGAGGCTGAGCGCAATGAAGAATTAGCTGCATTGCAGGCAGAAGCTGACATACCAATTGATGATCTTCTTAAGTCGTATCTCAAAAGCCAAG CTCAAGCATTCTTAGTTAGCAGGGAAAGCAGTCCAGCTAACAAAGACACTTGCAGCAACTCAGATTTGAAGAATTCAACTAAAG ATTCTTCAAACCAAGTTAATGGCTGTAATCATGATTCTGGTTATACTTCAAGTGACGAAGGCAATTTTTCTGAGGAAGTTGATGATAGCCACCATTATGCTGAGTTTGTGAAGAGGAATCAT GGGAAAAGTAACGGCGGTATCTCTGGTGAGCAG GAGGATAACGATTATGTTTGTACTGATGAAGGAAAG GATGATGAAGCAACTTTATCTGAAGAGGAAGATTTGGCAAAGAAAGATGGCCCTGATCCTTTGGATGAG ATTAAGCTTCTGCAAAAAGAGAGTGAGATCCCACTAGAAGAACTTCTTGCGAGGTACCCAAAG GATGGCTATGCAGATGACGTAACAACAGAACTGGAGGATTCACCCACACATTCTAGCGAAGAGGTTAATAGTGACATGTCTCTGGATGATCTACCTGCGGACTTGGAACTGAACAATgatacgtctgaaaatcatgaaatagCAGAAGTGCTGGGAACTGAGCATGTGAGCGGCAATGCCCTACAACTAGAAATAGTTTCAGAGCCTAGCGTGCAAGAAACCTCTGTTAAAGGAGACGAGCTGACTGATGCTAAGGTGATGGCCGATGAGGAAGCTAGTGTACAAGAATGTTCTGTTGAAGAAGTTGAGATGACCGATGCTAAGGTGATGGCCGATCAGGAAACTATTGTACAAGAATGTCCTGTTAAAGAAGATGAGCTGACTGATGCTAAGGTGATGGCCGATGAGGAAACTAGTGTACAAGAACGTTCTGTTAAAGAAGATGAGCTGACTGATGCTAAGGCGATTGCCGATGAGGAAACTGGTGACAGTGTAAtggctgatgctgctgctgctgcaagaGCAGCACAACCAACTGGGAACACCTTCTCAACAACGAGTGTCCGCACGAAATTCCCATTCCTTCTCAAGCATTCTCTTCGGGAATATCAGCATATTGGGTTGGACTGGTTGGTTGCTATGTATGAAAAGAGGCTGAATGGAATTTTAGCAGATGAAATGGGTTTAGGGAAGACGATCATGACTATCTCCTTGCTAGCACACCTTGCATGTGAGAAGGGGATATGGGGTCCACATCTTATTGTCGTGCCAACCAGTGTTATGTTAAATTGGGAGACAGAATTTCTGAAATGGTGTCCTGCCTTTAAAATACTTACTTATTTTGGAAGTGCAAAGGAGAGAAAGCAGAAACGTCAAGGTTGGATGAAGCCAAATTTTTTCCATGTATGCATCACGACATACAGGCTAGTTATTCAGGACTCCAAAGCGTTCAAGCGAAAGAAGTGGAAGTATCTTATTCTTGATGAGGCTCATCTGATAAAGAACTGGAAATCACAAAGATGGCAGACTCTGCTGAATTTTAATTCGAAACGACGTATTCTGTTGACTGGAACTCCTTTGCAAAATGACCTTATGGAACTTTGGTCTCTCATGCACTTTTTGATGCCACATGTATTCCAGTCTCACCAAGAGTTCAAGGATTGGTTCTGCAATCCAATATCAGGAATGGTGGAGGGCCAAGACAAGGTAAACAAGGAAGTTATCGATCGGTTGCACAATGTCCTCCGCCCATTTATATTACGGCGATTGAAACGAGATGTTGAGAAACAGTTACCACAGAAGCATGAGCATGTCATATATTGCCGACTTTCCAGAAGGCAAAGAAACTTGTATGAAGATTTTATTGCCAGCTCAGATACACAAGCAACACTGTCAAGTGGCAACTATTTTGGTATGATTAGCATCATTATGCAACTCAGAAAGGTCTGTAACCATCCGGATCTTTTTGAAGGCCGCCCAATTATCAGCTCATTTGACATGGCAGGGATTGACATGCAGATCAGCTCTTCTGTTTGCATGGTCCTGGATAAGGGCCCATTTTCTCAGGCTGGTCTGTCTGATATGAACCTTGTGTTTACTCAAAATGAATTTAATATGACTTCTTGGGAGGCGGATGAGGTTGCTGCTGTCTTTCTTCCAGGCATCACCTCTAGGGGCTCTGGTGCAGAGATTTCTTGCTCTAGCAAggctggtcagagaagtaatggaacaaatatttttgaagaaattcagaAAGCCTTGCAGGAGGAGAGaattaaagaggccaaagaaagAGCAGCTTCAATTGCTTGGTGGAATAGGTTGAGATGCGAGAAGAGGCCTGTTTATGGTAGAAACATTAGAGAGCTTCTGACCATAAGACATCCTATGTGTGATGTTCTTGAGAAGAAGAACAACCCTTCATGCTACATGGATTTTTCATCGAGTCTAGCAGATCTTGTTCTTTCATCTGTGGAACGCTTCAATAAAATGCTTGGCTTTATTGAATCATTTACTTTTGCAATTCCTGCTGCACGGGCTGCTACTCCTATTTGCTGGTGCAAAAAAAGGAATTCACCTGTTCTTCTTGGACCAGCTTACAGAGAACAATGTATGAATGAGTTCTCGCCCATTCTCTCCCCTATAAGGCCTGCAATTGTTCGCCGTCAAGTGTACTTCCCGGACAGGCGCTTGATCCAGTTTGACTGTGGGAAGTTGCAGGAGCTTGCTGTCTTGCTGAGACGTTTGAAGTCAGAAGGACACAGAGCCTTGATATTTACTCAGATGACCAAGATGCTTGATACTTTGGAGGAATTCATTAATTTGTATGGCTATACATATTTGAGGTTAGATGGTTCTACCCAGCCAGAAGAGAGGCAGACACTAATGCAGAGGTTCAATACAAACCCGaagttttttcttttcattttatccACTCGCAGTGGCGGTGTGGGAGTCAACCTAGTAGGGGCAGACACTGTTATATTCTATGACAGTGACTGGAACCCTGCAATGGATCAACAAGCCCAAGACAGATGCCACAGGATAGGACAAACACGTGAAGTTAACATCTATAGGCTAATTAGTGAGAGCACTATAGAGGAGAATATTCTCAAGAAAGCAAATCAGAAGCGAACACTTGATGATTTAGTGATACAACGCGGTTGTTACAATACAGAGTTCTTCAAGAAGCTAGACCCTATGGAATTTTTTTCTGGGCACACAGCTCTTAATGTCGAAGAACAGCCGAGGGATCGCTCTATGACTGCTGTATCCTCAAATGAAACTGGTCTGGCTCTGTCAAATGCAGATGTTGAAGCAGCTATTAGACAGGCAGAAGACGAAGCTGACTATATGGCTCTCAAAAGGTTGGAGCAGGAAGAGGCTGCAGACAATCAAGAATTCAGTGAGGAGGTTGCTGGAAGGCTAGAGGATGATGAGCTTGTAAATGAGGAGGATACAAAACCTGATGATCACACCAGTGAAGAGCATAAACATCAAAGTTCTGATGCGGATAAGGATAAAAATGTTGGTTTACCTGTGAACCAAATAAATGAAGAAAAGGCTCTTACATTGGCTGCAGGTGATGGAGATATGGATATGCTTGCTGATGTTAAGCAAATGGCTGCTGCAGCAGCTGCAGCAGGACAAGCGAGTTCATCTTTTGAAAATCACCTTCGGCCAATAGATAGATATGCAATGCGGTTTTTGGAGCTCTGGGATCCAATAATTGACAAAGCTGCTGTAAATTATCAGGTGAATGTTGCAGAGGAAGAATGGGAACTTGAACGCATTGAAAAACTCAAAGAAGATTTAGAAGCAGAAATTGATGAAGACCAGGAACCACTATCTTATGAGT CATGGGATGTTGATTTCGCTACTACAGCGTATCGCCAACAGGTTGAGGCTCTAGCTAAAAAGCAG TTGTTGGAAGAACAGGAAAGACAAGCTCTTGAAGCAGCCAAAGAGCTAGAGGAAATGAATGAAATGGCAAG CAGTCACCGCAAAAagtcaaagaagaagaaaaggaaggcaggcAAGTTTAAGTCTTTAAAAAAAGGACGTGTGTCATCTGAGTCAGAGGCCATGCATGATGAAACGTCTGTAgatactatgagtattgatgacaatGCACCCTCGCCAGAGCTTATGAGTGATGAATCACCACATCATGGTTCACATAAGCGTAAAAAGATGACACCTAGAAATGAGGAAGTGAGCAGCAGTAGCAGAGCCCTGAAGAAGTTCAAGAAAGCCCCTAAATCGAACTTCACTCCTGAGTCCTCATCACATAAGCACTCGCTCGAAGGCAAGCAACTCAAGTTGATGGATGAAGTGAATGATTCTGATCCAAAGTCGGTGAGAATTAAGAGTGATGGCCGGATTTCCATGCCCTCCATGCCAGCAAAACGTGTTATGGTAATTAAGcctgagaggttgaagaagaagggTCTTTTGTGGCCTCGAGATTGTGCTTTAGATTCGTGGACTACCGAGGAAGATGCAGTTCTTTGTGGAACTGTACATGAGTACGGTCCTGTTTGGGAACTGGCTAGTGACTTTCTTCATTCCATACCTGGTGGTGCATTTTATAGGGGAAGATATCGTCATCCTGTACATTGCTGTGAGAGATTCCGAGAATTATTCTGCAAATATGTATTGTCAGCTACTGACAATGCAAACAGTGAGAAGGCTCCTTCTGGTGCCGGGAAGGCTGTCTTGAAAGTATCTGAG GATCAAACTCGGATGTTGCTGAATGTGATCAGTGAAATTCCTAACAACGAGTTGCTTCTCCAGAAACATTTCATGGCCATACTTTCTTCTGTTTGGAGATCAAAATGTGCTCATGAGTCCCGACATGTTACAAGTGTTTGTTCTAGTGCAACCCATAAGCCTGTTAGATTGAGTGAGAACTGGTCCATGGCAAACGACAAGCCATCATTTAATCTGGTAAGGACAGCCCTCGTAGACGCACAGGCCCAATGTTCAAGAGTGgcaataccaacaagcaaccaggaACCTCGCCGGAGGCATTTAGATTTAGTATTGGATTTCCGGACAGATCGACATGCTTACCAGGCTGACTTTCCATCTTTAGTGAATGTGTCCATTCTAGAACCAGATCCTATTAGACGCACTGTTGTGCCGGTGGAACAATCACTGCTGTCTGGGCTTCCTCATAGACATGCTGAGAACAGATTCAG GATAGCATCAGAAGCTTGTTTTGAAGGGGAAGGTTCTCACTGGGCATCATCTGTCCACATGAATGATGCTGCTCGACATAAATCTGGTTCAAAGTCCACAGGAAAACACAAAGCAGCTTCAGAATCGGGAAGACCACCGAAATCGAAAATTCAGAGGACGGCTGAACCGCAGGAAATGCCGGCTTTGAAGTTTGATTTTCTCCGATCCCCCCGGCAACTGTTGACAAGTGCAGCTGAGTTCCCCATCACACAGTCCCTATCCGACTTTGGCATCGATGATTCTGAGTTGACCTACATGGAGGATCTTCCTCTAGAAGAGACTGACACTGAGTTTGCCCCGTCCCAGTATGACCCAGTTTCCCTTGCTGGTATCGAGGAGTTGGATCCTCTTGTGGATTTgacagacattggatga